The following are encoded in a window of Brevibacillus ruminantium genomic DNA:
- a CDS encoding glyceraldehyde-3-phosphate dehydrogenase, translating into MTIKIGINGFGRIGRMVFRRAVQDPNIEIVAINASYPPETLAHLLKYDTIHGRFQHKVEVQDNKILVDGKPTVVLSDRDPLNLPWGELGVEIVVEATGKFKDREGAGKHLKSGAKKVVITAPAKEEDVTIVMGVNDEVYNHEQHHIVSNASCTTNCLAPVAKVLHDAFGIEQGLMTTIHSITNDQVNIDNPHKDLRRARAAGESIIPTTTGAARAVGKVLPELNGKLNGFALRVPTPNVSVVDLVITTKKSVTVEDVNRVLRQAAEGSMKGYIEFCDEPLVSSDFNGNDNSAIIDGLSTLVMGTNQVKVIAWYDNEWGYSCRVVDLVRHVSEDHNHARLQEKTAVAAK; encoded by the coding sequence ATGACTATCAAAATTGGTATTAATGGTTTTGGCCGAATTGGACGCATGGTGTTTCGCCGTGCAGTTCAGGACCCCAACATCGAGATCGTCGCGATTAACGCCAGCTATCCGCCTGAAACGCTTGCACATCTCTTGAAATATGACACCATTCATGGACGGTTTCAACATAAAGTGGAAGTACAAGACAACAAAATCCTGGTCGACGGCAAACCTACCGTCGTTCTCTCCGATCGCGATCCACTCAATCTCCCGTGGGGCGAGCTCGGCGTCGAGATCGTCGTGGAAGCAACCGGCAAATTCAAGGATCGCGAAGGAGCAGGCAAACACCTGAAGAGCGGTGCGAAAAAAGTGGTGATTACTGCTCCGGCCAAAGAAGAAGATGTCACTATCGTGATGGGCGTAAATGATGAAGTCTACAACCACGAGCAACATCATATTGTCTCCAATGCCTCTTGCACCACCAACTGCCTGGCACCTGTAGCCAAAGTGCTTCATGATGCTTTTGGCATCGAACAGGGCCTGATGACGACCATTCACTCGATTACCAACGATCAGGTGAATATCGACAATCCCCATAAAGACTTGCGCCGTGCGCGTGCAGCCGGAGAATCGATTATCCCGACTACGACCGGTGCTGCCCGTGCGGTAGGGAAGGTACTGCCAGAGCTGAACGGCAAGCTGAATGGTTTCGCACTGCGTGTGCCAACTCCAAATGTATCGGTTGTCGATCTGGTCATCACGACGAAAAAATCAGTGACTGTAGAGGATGTAAACCGCGTGCTTCGCCAAGCAGCAGAAGGCAGCATGAAAGGCTATATCGAATTCTGCGACGAGCCGCTTGTTTCCAGCGATTTCAATGGCAATGACAACTCTGCCATTATCGATGGTCTGTCCACCTTGGTGATGGGGACCAATCAGGTAAAAGTCATCGCCTGGTATGACAATGAATGGGGCTACTCCTGCCGTGTCGTGGATTTGGTGCGCCACGTTTCTGAGGACCACAACCATGCCCGGCTCCAGGAAAAAACGGCTGTAGCGGCAAAATAA
- the dnaI gene encoding primosomal protein DnaI, which translates to MESISDFMEELAKRTPRHLLTPDQQLDKMLRSSSYLQAFQQAHPELSREDYLKALSSVYTAVKEQYWCERCPGLENCPNLLKGHRNRLELVQGTIVSPINPCEKQLVYEEDQRRRRLMRSYYISEETMQASFEKLELDAGNRAAVAAGIHFSELAGTGEKIKGLYLHGPFGVGKSFLMGAIARELSERNVASLMVYVPDFVREMKDSLSDQSHVGKLEVLKDVPVLILDDIGAENLTPWVRDEIIGVILNHRVNNHLPTLFTSNYSLEELEEHMSISNGNRIEKTKAARVMERIRHYVDVFAIMRKNHRIES; encoded by the coding sequence ATGGAATCGATAAGCGACTTTATGGAAGAGTTGGCCAAGCGAACACCGCGGCATCTGCTCACTCCAGACCAGCAATTGGATAAAATGCTGCGTTCCTCCAGCTATCTTCAGGCATTCCAGCAGGCCCATCCGGAGCTGAGCCGCGAGGATTATCTCAAAGCGCTGTCCAGTGTGTATACGGCGGTCAAAGAACAGTACTGGTGTGAGCGTTGTCCAGGGCTGGAGAATTGCCCCAATCTGTTAAAAGGCCATCGCAACCGTCTGGAGCTGGTTCAAGGGACGATTGTCAGTCCGATCAATCCTTGTGAGAAGCAGTTGGTCTATGAGGAAGACCAGCGCCGCCGCCGCCTGATGCGCAGCTACTACATCTCTGAAGAGACGATGCAGGCCAGCTTTGAAAAATTGGAGCTGGATGCAGGGAACCGGGCGGCCGTCGCGGCGGGCATCCATTTCAGCGAGCTGGCTGGTACGGGGGAGAAGATCAAGGGACTGTATCTGCACGGGCCGTTCGGGGTCGGAAAAAGCTTTCTGATGGGGGCCATCGCCCGCGAGCTTTCCGAGCGCAACGTGGCTTCCCTCATGGTGTACGTCCCCGATTTTGTCCGGGAGATGAAAGACTCGCTCTCCGACCAATCCCACGTAGGCAAGCTGGAGGTATTGAAGGATGTTCCCGTCCTGATTCTGGACGATATCGGGGCTGAAAATCTGACGCCATGGGTTCGGGATGAGATCATCGGGGTCATTTTGAATCACCGGGTCAACAATCATCTGCCGACCCTGTTTACCTCCAACTACTCGCTGGAGGAGCTGGAGGAGCATATGTCGATCTCAAACGGCAACCGGATTGAAAAAACAAAGGCGGCCCGCGTCATGGAACGGATCCGCCACTATGTCGATGTATTTGCCATCATGCGAAAAAATCATCGCATCGAAAGCTGA
- a CDS encoding replication initiation and membrane attachment family protein, producing MSRLVWNELTPKDRYVVRMARPLSFAELGYVTQLYLPIIGSDSFSLYQLLVHEVQEESGAATESTHRNLMLMSGHSLDRLLSARERLEALGLLTVRRRENMQRDYFYEYLVKPPLTPHEFFADYVLSLMLLNKIENIRYQQLRQKYADPLGAALDQEYTITENVTKDFHEVFQSLKASELEVSRGSEREQFLQEMENRYPPAPMQAEFAPAVDHQLSLSSLRHYLPDNAKAEKVFSHEGVELLYRLHHFYLLDSWGLGQELRDWTLYKADGDLDGEVLRKRLIQRYTDDKLSRTAPKAVPGEEEWGPGNLPQAGSEIFTRICRQLSPLTILEKVVGGRVSKVFLERAETLVFSDGMTGEVVNALLLHTLVSMQMELPKAYLETIRDSWKAKRITTVDEAVRQIQERADQKAQHAEKSKQTKAGKDAPVRRNGRAVLQDKLPASVEWQLSQEREQKREEPVPVKTIEDDPELKKMLETLRKRKKGV from the coding sequence ATGAGTCGTCTCGTTTGGAACGAATTGACGCCCAAAGATCGCTATGTAGTGCGGATGGCGAGACCCCTGAGCTTTGCGGAGCTGGGGTATGTGACACAGCTTTATCTGCCGATCATCGGTTCCGATTCGTTTTCCCTCTATCAGCTTCTCGTCCATGAAGTGCAGGAGGAAAGCGGGGCGGCAACCGAAAGCACACATCGCAACCTGATGCTGATGAGCGGCCACTCGCTGGATCGTCTGCTCTCTGCGCGCGAGCGGCTGGAGGCACTCGGTCTGTTGACCGTTCGCCGCAGGGAAAACATGCAGCGGGACTACTTTTATGAATACCTGGTAAAACCGCCGCTGACCCCGCATGAATTTTTTGCCGATTACGTCTTGTCCCTGATGCTTTTAAACAAGATTGAAAATATCCGTTACCAGCAGCTTCGTCAAAAATATGCCGACCCGCTGGGGGCTGCCCTGGATCAGGAATATACGATAACGGAAAATGTGACCAAGGATTTTCACGAAGTGTTCCAATCATTGAAAGCCTCCGAATTGGAGGTCAGCCGAGGCTCGGAACGGGAGCAATTTCTGCAGGAAATGGAGAACCGCTACCCCCCAGCGCCGATGCAGGCAGAATTTGCCCCCGCGGTCGATCATCAGCTCAGTCTCTCTTCGCTGCGTCACTATCTGCCGGACAACGCCAAGGCGGAAAAAGTCTTTTCCCACGAAGGTGTAGAGCTTCTCTACCGGCTTCACCATTTTTACCTGTTGGATAGCTGGGGACTTGGTCAGGAGCTGAGAGATTGGACGCTGTACAAGGCAGACGGCGATCTGGATGGCGAAGTGCTGCGGAAGCGGCTGATTCAGCGCTACACCGACGACAAGCTTTCACGTACAGCACCCAAAGCCGTTCCCGGCGAGGAAGAATGGGGACCGGGAAATCTTCCGCAGGCAGGAAGCGAGATCTTCACAAGGATTTGCCGCCAGCTCTCCCCGCTGACGATTTTGGAAAAAGTAGTCGGCGGCAGGGTCAGCAAGGTGTTTTTGGAGCGAGCAGAGACGCTGGTATTTAGCGATGGGATGACGGGGGAAGTCGTCAATGCGCTGTTGCTACATACGCTTGTCAGCATGCAGATGGAGCTGCCCAAGGCTTATCTCGAGACGATACGCGATAGCTGGAAGGCGAAGCGGATCACGACCGTTGACGAGGCTGTACGCCAGATTCAGGAGCGGGCGGATCAGAAGGCACAGCATGCAGAGAAATCGAAGCAGACGAAGGCCGGAAAAGATGCACCGGTCCGTCGGAATGGCCGGGCCGTTCTGCAAGACAAGCTGCCTGCCTCCGTGGAGTGGCAGCTTTCCCAGGAGCGGGAGCAGAAGCGTGAGGAACCGGTGCCCGTGAAGACGATCGAGGATGATCCGGAATTGAAAAAGATGCTGGAAACTCTCAGAAAACGGAAGAAAGGAGTGTGA
- the coaE gene encoding dephospho-CoA kinase (Dephospho-CoA kinase (CoaE) performs the final step in coenzyme A biosynthesis.) encodes MILGLTGGIATGKSTVTAMLRERGIPVIDADQIAREVVEPGMPAYESIVRYFGADVLLPDGQINRAKLGEIVFSDEAERQKLNAIVHPEVRRVMREEAEAAEAAGAKIVFMDIPLLFESKLQHMVDKVVVVYATAQMQLSRMMERDEFEEEQAQKRLRAQWPIDQKREQADFVIDNTGSREETEKQVEHLLERLQAEVAP; translated from the coding sequence ATGATTCTAGGACTGACAGGCGGCATAGCGACCGGCAAAAGCACGGTGACGGCTATGCTTCGTGAAAGAGGGATACCGGTCATTGATGCGGATCAGATCGCCCGTGAGGTGGTAGAGCCGGGCATGCCGGCATATGAGTCCATCGTTCGCTACTTTGGCGCCGACGTTCTGCTTCCTGATGGGCAGATCAACCGGGCCAAATTGGGAGAAATCGTTTTTTCGGACGAAGCCGAGCGTCAGAAGCTGAATGCGATCGTTCACCCGGAAGTCCGTCGTGTCATGCGCGAAGAGGCAGAAGCAGCCGAAGCGGCCGGAGCCAAAATCGTGTTTATGGACATTCCCTTGCTGTTTGAGAGTAAATTGCAGCACATGGTAGACAAAGTAGTCGTCGTCTATGCGACAGCCCAGATGCAGCTCTCCCGGATGATGGAGCGGGATGAATTTGAAGAAGAGCAGGCACAGAAGCGCCTTCGTGCCCAGTGGCCGATTGATCAGAAGAGGGAGCAAGCAGATTTTGTCATCGACAATACCGGCTCCCGGGAAGAGACAGAAAAACAGGTAGAACACCTGCTTGAGCGCTTACAGGCGGAAGTGGCTCCATGA
- the mutM gene encoding DNA-formamidopyrimidine glycosylase, with protein MPELPEVETVVRTLQRLVLGKTIKNVSVLLPRIIRRPDDIEEFKAMLVGQTIHDIKRRAKFIQFVLDRDVLISHLRMEGRYGLYRVDEPVEKHTHVIFHFTDGTELRYRDVRQFGTMDLIPLGLETSEGPLAKLGVEPLDEGFTAEVLHSLLKGRPTKIKPLLLNQECIVGLGNIYVDESLFRARIHPERPAGTLTARQTAKLHEAIVATLSEAVEQGGSSIKSYVNGQGEMGMFQQSLLVYGRKGEPCTVCGTEIIRFVVGGRGTHICPACQKLAGKRPKRGEQK; from the coding sequence ATGCCAGAATTGCCAGAGGTTGAGACCGTTGTACGTACGCTGCAGCGTCTCGTGCTGGGGAAAACAATCAAAAACGTCAGTGTGTTGTTGCCGCGAATTATTCGCAGACCGGATGATATCGAGGAATTCAAGGCCATGCTGGTTGGACAGACCATTCACGATATCAAACGGCGCGCCAAATTTATCCAGTTTGTGCTGGACCGTGACGTGCTTATCTCCCATCTTCGGATGGAAGGGCGCTATGGTCTTTACCGCGTGGATGAGCCGGTAGAAAAGCATACCCATGTCATTTTTCACTTTACCGATGGGACAGAGCTGCGTTACCGTGACGTCAGACAGTTCGGGACGATGGATCTGATTCCCCTGGGATTGGAGACGAGTGAAGGTCCGCTGGCCAAGCTTGGGGTCGAGCCCCTGGATGAAGGCTTTACGGCAGAAGTGCTGCACAGCCTCCTGAAAGGCCGCCCGACAAAAATCAAGCCGCTGCTCTTAAATCAGGAATGTATCGTCGGATTGGGGAATATTTATGTGGACGAGTCCCTTTTTCGAGCACGCATCCATCCTGAACGTCCGGCCGGAACACTGACCGCCCGGCAAACAGCCAAGCTGCATGAAGCAATCGTAGCAACACTTTCAGAAGCAGTCGAGCAAGGCGGCAGCTCGATCAAATCCTACGTAAACGGCCAGGGTGAGATGGGGATGTTCCAGCAGTCCCTTTTGGTATACGGCCGAAAAGGCGAGCCCTGTACAGTCTGCGGAACAGAGATTATCCGCTTTGTCGTCGGGGGAAGAGGCACACATATTTGCCCCGCTTGCCAAAAACTGGCGGGCAAGCGTCCCAAGCGGGGAGAGCAGAAATAA
- a CDS encoding HD-GYP domain-containing protein, with amino-acid sequence MRLVSIRHVQPGMKVGRSIFTEDGKVLLGVGMTLTDRLIQGLERSGIDSLYIDDPRTQDIVVEDVIRPETRQVAVETIEKTVKQITNSNKLARKISLKEMGLHFQQAFGSILDDLMQNKQMVMHLANISTHSPSLYHHSVNVAVLATAVGMSIGYNRAQLTELGVGAMLHDIGKVQLPAELLQKKERWNEAEMEIAKEHCMLGFNLLRKEHDISLLSAHVCLQHHERLDGSGYPQGLKGKNIHEYAQIVGICDIYDSLTSPRPWRKRYMPQDALEYLLGAGGHLFDHRLINAFRSHIAIFPIGSSVVLNTGEVGVVCRVDPDYCHRPTVRVLKDGRGNEVRATYDLDLKTNIKLFITGFEDDHLFSIGGLIEKTVD; translated from the coding sequence ATGAGATTAGTTTCAATCAGACATGTGCAACCTGGGATGAAGGTTGGGCGCTCGATCTTTACGGAAGACGGGAAGGTATTGCTTGGGGTTGGAATGACTCTGACGGATCGCCTGATTCAAGGGCTGGAGCGATCTGGGATTGACTCTCTTTACATCGACGATCCACGAACACAAGACATCGTAGTAGAGGATGTCATCCGTCCAGAAACGCGCCAGGTAGCCGTTGAAACAATAGAGAAAACCGTCAAACAAATTACCAATTCCAATAAATTGGCACGCAAAATCTCGCTCAAGGAAATGGGGCTTCATTTTCAACAGGCCTTCGGGTCCATTCTGGACGACCTGATGCAAAATAAGCAGATGGTGATGCATCTGGCCAATATTTCTACCCATTCTCCCTCTCTTTATCATCACTCTGTGAACGTGGCTGTGCTGGCTACGGCTGTCGGCATGTCGATCGGTTACAATCGCGCACAACTGACGGAGCTGGGTGTGGGCGCCATGCTGCACGACATCGGCAAGGTTCAGTTGCCTGCCGAGCTGCTCCAGAAAAAAGAGCGCTGGAATGAAGCCGAGATGGAGATCGCCAAGGAACACTGTATGCTGGGCTTCAACCTCTTGCGGAAAGAGCATGACATTTCCCTGCTGTCCGCACACGTCTGTCTGCAGCACCATGAGCGGCTGGACGGCAGCGGATATCCACAGGGTCTGAAAGGCAAGAATATTCATGAATACGCGCAGATCGTAGGGATATGCGATATTTATGACTCCCTGACCTCTCCGCGTCCCTGGCGCAAACGGTACATGCCGCAAGATGCGCTGGAATATCTGCTGGGGGCAGGCGGCCATTTATTTGATCACCGCCTGATCAATGCATTTCGCAGCCACATTGCCATTTTTCCGATCGGAAGCAGTGTTGTGCTAAATACGGGCGAAGTCGGCGTCGTCTGCCGGGTCGATCCGGACTACTGCCACCGTCCAACCGTCCGTGTCCTCAAAGATGGGCGCGGGAACGAGGTCCGGGCTACTTATGACCTCGATCTGAAAACCAATATCAAGCTGTTTATCACCGGATTTGAAGACGATCACCTCTTCTCGATCGGTGGACTAATCGAAAAAACGGTCGACTGA
- a CDS encoding YdcF family protein has translation MSLQRLKSKDTSSAVKQKKSKARGFFRILGICLLLFGCWSAYLLWKMDRTIQEAVPRKADVAIVLGAAIWGDRPSPGLRERLDEGLKLFQEGYVSYLLVSGGLGEGKTQTEAAVMRNYLVEQGVPAERILLEPKSSDTYENLLFSKEVMQEHGLSRALVVSHDYHLARAIDMAHSLEMDATPVGVTSHVLYGPYHKAREVLALTKWHLSPF, from the coding sequence ATGAGTTTGCAAAGATTGAAAAGCAAAGATACTTCTTCTGCCGTAAAGCAAAAAAAGAGCAAAGCACGTGGATTTTTCCGCATACTCGGGATCTGTCTGCTTTTATTCGGATGCTGGTCAGCCTATCTGCTGTGGAAAATGGACCGGACAATTCAGGAAGCCGTGCCGCGAAAAGCGGATGTGGCGATCGTACTGGGTGCTGCCATCTGGGGGGATCGCCCCAGTCCTGGACTGCGGGAGAGACTGGATGAGGGGCTGAAGCTGTTTCAGGAAGGCTATGTCTCCTATCTGCTGGTATCGGGCGGGCTTGGCGAAGGAAAAACGCAGACCGAGGCCGCCGTCATGCGAAACTATCTGGTGGAGCAGGGTGTACCGGCGGAACGGATTCTCCTGGAGCCTAAGTCCAGCGATACTTATGAAAATCTCTTGTTTAGCAAAGAAGTCATGCAGGAGCATGGACTTTCCCGCGCGCTTGTGGTCAGCCATGATTACCATCTCGCCCGGGCGATCGATATGGCACACAGTCTGGAGATGGATGCAACTCCCGTCGGTGTCACGTCACATGTCCTGTACGGTCCTTATCATAAAGCAAGAGAGGTGCTGGCTTTGACCAAATGGCACCTCTCCCCGTTCTAA
- a CDS encoding lytic transglycosylase domain-containing protein, whose amino-acid sequence MTRSRSAIFVLAVLLVVFFLLNTPLVWKWMYPIKYQQQILSASQRYQVDPHLVLAIIRSESGFQPDRVSKKGAIGLMQVMPDTAEWIIEQAGLKPKGEDYLYDPDMNIQMGTWYLSFLEKRYEGDPVKVIAAYNAGPGKVSSWLAKEQWSGRRETIEDIPFGETRLYVQRVLYYHDRYQKIYTEQLE is encoded by the coding sequence ATGACGAGGAGCAGAAGCGCGATCTTTGTTTTGGCAGTTCTGTTAGTCGTCTTTTTCCTGCTCAATACCCCGCTGGTCTGGAAATGGATGTACCCGATCAAATATCAACAGCAGATTCTGAGTGCTTCCCAGCGTTATCAGGTTGATCCGCATCTGGTCCTGGCCATCATTCGGTCGGAGAGCGGTTTTCAACCGGACCGGGTATCGAAAAAGGGAGCAATCGGCTTGATGCAGGTGATGCCGGATACGGCCGAATGGATCATCGAGCAAGCCGGCTTGAAGCCGAAAGGAGAGGATTACCTCTACGACCCTGACATGAATATTCAAATGGGGACGTGGTATCTCTCTTTTTTGGAGAAACGGTATGAGGGTGATCCGGTCAAAGTCATTGCCGCCTATAACGCAGGGCCCGGCAAAGTAAGCAGTTGGCTGGCCAAGGAACAATGGAGCGGAAGACGGGAGACGATTGAAGATATCCCGTTTGGAGAAACCCGTTTGTACGTGCAGCGGGTTTTGTATTACCATGATCGCTATCAGAAAATCTATACGGAACAATTGGAGTAG
- a CDS encoding Ig-like domain-containing protein → MTWKKIVCGFLALLLICGSGNLGTALANTDELTRIVLSKNELTMETGDTQSLKATAVYLSGKTEDVTISTDWNSENISVATVHAGTITAKDVGTSVIKAEYKGKLAVATLSVTKKLKALTVDQQTVDLRKGDEVQLILEALYSDGEKDLVTQKADWIIDNSSIATVTNGLIKGHGSGTASITAKFGRMSVVIPVSVEIARRLEPDKKQVSLLTGKSYNIQLKAIYPDGSFDENVEALAEWSSDNEGVADAIKGEIKAYGPGTAVITAKYGTKTVAIQVDVDTTRALTVSEQDLYLKIGDKKPVTLTAIYADGKEEPVTSVAEWSSDKPDIVSVSKGVIMAHASGEAVITAKYAGKTIQIRVDVEVPRYLDPSPSYLGMRSGDSKQIKLEASFVSGKPENITDKAEWTSSNSDIAYVKNGYVTAYKAGTATITAKYGGKQVTIPVDVDLPQKITLNKTALNLQIGDSYTLTANVLFSNGDSEDITSKAEWKSSSENVATVRQGSVIGVGTGAATITASYANRSVSLSVNVGVIQSITPSEKKLVMKNGETETITLKATYTDESTKDITAQAEWKSSKPDVAQVVLGKVTALSSGKATISAVFDGKTISIPVEVDQAQTLNFEPRMLVLTVNESADITLTATDASGKTVKVTEDAEWKSSNAKVADVNKGHVVGYGSGRATITATYGGKTVSIPVEVGIVTTLEASKRFVQVKTGKQVQVSLTAKFSDGRTTDVTNDAEWKVSGYKVADVSNGLISGIGYGKTTVTAKYNGKTVSIPVEVDMLKYLKTDVVQIEMKKGETKKVTAIATYTDGSEEDVTKPALWTTSRLLTADVKDGVIKATGPGKATITVTYGGKRTPIVVIVK, encoded by the coding sequence ATGACCTGGAAAAAGATTGTATGCGGATTTCTCGCTCTGCTGCTAATCTGCGGGAGCGGAAATCTGGGGACAGCGCTGGCGAATACAGATGAACTGACACGCATCGTTCTGTCCAAGAATGAACTGACCATGGAGACAGGAGATACCCAATCGCTGAAGGCGACAGCCGTCTACCTCTCAGGCAAGACGGAAGACGTCACGATCTCTACCGATTGGAATAGTGAAAATATTAGTGTGGCTACCGTGCATGCGGGCACGATTACAGCAAAAGATGTAGGTACATCGGTCATCAAGGCGGAATACAAAGGCAAATTGGCCGTAGCGACTTTGTCCGTCACCAAAAAGCTGAAGGCACTGACAGTGGACCAGCAAACGGTTGACCTCAGGAAAGGCGATGAGGTACAGCTTATCTTGGAGGCTCTCTACAGCGATGGCGAAAAAGATTTGGTTACGCAAAAAGCGGACTGGATCATTGATAACTCGTCGATTGCGACCGTGACGAACGGTTTGATCAAGGGACACGGATCAGGGACGGCCTCCATCACAGCCAAGTTCGGTCGCATGAGTGTCGTGATTCCGGTCAGTGTGGAAATCGCTCGCCGTCTGGAGCCCGACAAAAAGCAGGTGTCGCTGTTGACCGGGAAATCCTACAATATTCAGCTCAAGGCGATCTATCCAGATGGAAGCTTCGATGAGAATGTAGAAGCCTTGGCGGAATGGTCCAGTGACAACGAGGGAGTTGCGGACGCGATCAAGGGCGAGATCAAGGCATACGGTCCGGGTACAGCAGTGATTACCGCCAAATACGGCACCAAGACCGTAGCGATTCAGGTAGATGTCGATACGACACGCGCGCTTACAGTTAGCGAGCAGGACTTGTATTTGAAAATAGGAGATAAAAAACCTGTTACACTCACCGCAATTTATGCAGATGGAAAAGAAGAACCGGTAACATCCGTTGCGGAGTGGAGCTCGGACAAGCCTGATATCGTTTCCGTCAGCAAAGGGGTAATTATGGCCCACGCTTCCGGGGAAGCGGTGATTACGGCCAAATACGCAGGCAAGACGATCCAGATCAGAGTAGACGTAGAAGTTCCGCGTTATTTGGACCCAAGTCCATCGTATCTGGGGATGCGATCGGGGGATTCCAAACAAATCAAGCTGGAAGCCTCATTTGTTTCCGGAAAGCCTGAAAATATCACGGACAAAGCAGAGTGGACATCCTCCAACAGTGATATCGCCTACGTCAAGAATGGCTATGTCACTGCCTATAAAGCGGGTACGGCTACGATTACAGCCAAATACGGCGGCAAGCAAGTGACGATTCCCGTCGACGTGGATTTGCCGCAAAAAATAACGCTCAATAAAACAGCGCTCAATCTGCAAATTGGCGACTCCTATACACTGACCGCCAATGTCCTGTTCTCAAACGGGGACAGCGAAGATATTACCTCAAAAGCAGAGTGGAAAAGCAGCTCAGAGAACGTGGCAACAGTGCGTCAAGGCTCTGTCATTGGCGTAGGGACGGGAGCTGCCACGATCACGGCTTCGTATGCGAACCGCTCTGTCAGCCTGTCCGTAAATGTCGGGGTCATCCAAAGCATCACCCCGAGTGAGAAGAAACTGGTGATGAAAAATGGTGAGACGGAAACAATCACGCTGAAGGCAACCTACACAGATGAGTCGACCAAGGACATCACCGCACAGGCAGAGTGGAAAAGCTCCAAACCGGATGTGGCACAGGTTGTACTGGGGAAAGTAACAGCCCTGTCCTCCGGCAAAGCGACGATCAGCGCTGTGTTTGACGGCAAGACGATCTCGATACCGGTCGAGGTGGATCAAGCGCAGACTCTCAATTTCGAACCGCGGATGCTGGTCCTGACGGTCAACGAATCGGCAGACATCACGCTGACGGCTACGGATGCTTCGGGGAAAACCGTGAAAGTAACAGAGGATGCCGAATGGAAGTCCAGCAATGCGAAGGTAGCCGATGTGAACAAAGGACACGTCGTCGGCTACGGCAGCGGTCGTGCGACGATTACAGCGACGTACGGCGGTAAAACGGTCAGCATCCCAGTTGAAGTGGGGATTGTCACCACGCTGGAGGCAAGCAAACGCTTCGTTCAAGTGAAAACCGGCAAACAGGTACAGGTTTCCTTGACAGCTAAATTCTCGGATGGTAGAACGACAGATGTGACGAACGATGCCGAATGGAAGGTCAGCGGATATAAAGTGGCAGACGTGTCCAATGGATTGATCTCCGGTATCGGGTATGGGAAAACAACCGTAACAGCTAAATACAATGGAAAAACGGTTTCGATTCCCGTAGAAGTCGATATGCTGAAATACCTGAAGACCGACGTGGTCCAGATCGAGATGAAAAAAGGCGAGACGAAAAAGGTAACGGCGATTGCCACCTATACGGATGGCTCGGAGGAAGATGTGACCAAGCCTGCTCTCTGGACGACCTCACGCCTGCTCACTGCTGATGTGAAGGACGGAGTCATCAAAGCGACAGGCCCGGGAAAAGCAACCATCACGGTCACCTACGGCGGCAAACGTACACCAATTGTCGTGATTGTAAAATAA
- the nrdR gene encoding transcriptional regulator NrdR — protein MRCPFCEYNGTRVLDSRPFNHNKSIRRRRECEKCERRFTTFEVVEETPLLIIKKDGTREEFSRDKILRGLVRACEKRPVTLDELENVVNEIERELRSCGQAEIPSKDVGEKVMERLYHVDEVAYVRFASVYRQFKDINVFMKELEELLSQARGSAE, from the coding sequence ATGCGATGTCCATTTTGCGAATATAATGGGACTAGAGTCCTAGATTCTCGTCCGTTTAATCATAATAAATCAATTCGGCGCAGACGTGAATGTGAAAAATGCGAGCGGCGGTTTACCACGTTTGAAGTGGTTGAAGAAACCCCGTTGTTGATTATCAAAAAGGATGGAACGCGCGAAGAGTTTAGCCGGGACAAGATCTTGCGCGGTTTGGTGCGCGCCTGTGAAAAGCGTCCGGTTACGCTGGATGAGCTGGAAAACGTCGTCAACGAGATAGAAAGAGAGCTGCGCAGCTGCGGCCAAGCGGAAATCCCCAGCAAGGATGTCGGGGAGAAAGTCATGGAACGTTTGTATCATGTCGATGAAGTGGCCTACGTGCGATTCGCATCGGTCTACAGACAGTTTAAGGATATCAACGTCTTTATGAAAGAATTGGAAGAGCTTCTCTCACAGGCGCGAGGCAGCGCTGAGTAG